The Strix aluco isolate bStrAlu1 chromosome 1, bStrAlu1.hap1, whole genome shotgun sequence genome has a window encoding:
- the RECQL4 gene encoding ATP-dependent DNA helicase Q4 isoform X1, whose product MERLWEVKALLKQWEAAFLRERRRKPSQADIEVAPEDTKRLYKEYKMLKQQREESDPSRLSPSCQPAAQETPTAEQAPDSGCWGAHLNRQPKTPEPRRRSRTVPKTSAQYYGMKLKSNLGAAGKETSLTPWRTPVPKRTLAVPELHTNSGTGDKPASPVPAEASQSEGDEPGDLLLPPSVSGLAPIILTAGLKPPPPPTPDKFQQLKRTVAQRLGSLDPAWLQRCQGTPGDKETMLGATQAGEEGRDSCAPPEQDGGVGGASVGDSGRKRPRGDGGDDAVAPAKFKRCCRGSAKGAFGAASGLKQSEEEEKEEEEHMAAQKESRKVSDPSENILGELEEEEEEEKPRPTRRAGAARAPPRGGDNFVRLNLKKKSHVRGYTLRGNRLRKQVRKQKWQKKAEQFGGGGGSVARRSDVCFRCGGTGHWASACRGRVETAAGPLPEENGHADEEEEAPLPTLEEVARKTNTVCRELSAESGGSDREKSEKISEALTHLDVWRPPDEPPAPPAPVEPLYSLGPEGEVQETPQEVFEALKALGYSSFRPGQEVAIMRILSGLSTLVVLSTGLGKSLCYQLPAYLYHKHSKSIALVISPLVSLMDDQVSGLPPCLTAVCIHSNMSKPQREAAMEKVRQGEVQVLLLSPEALVGGSGLKSSFVPSACRLPAVAFACIDEAHCVSEWSHNFRPSYLQLCKILRDRLGVRCFLGLTATATLATARDVAQHLGIPAEEGLTVRCTAVPPNLRLSVSMDRDRDQALISLLQGERFGRLDSVIVYCTRREETTRIAALIRTCLRGATEPLRDAARGKKAKAKSVRCPLKWIADAYHAGLSSAERRRVQNAFMKGQLRVVVATVAFGMGLDKPDVRGVVHYNMPKNFESYVQEIGRAGRDGEPAHCHLFLDPEGRDLHELRRHVYGDSVDFFTIKKLVQKVFSPCKCLELHQKHQDVIKYGEVEDAEMAKLLEEEEEEEDGGSVTRQSGQRLCYKHERAFPIQQTVESLDVRQEGIETLLCYLELHPRRWLELLPPTYSSCRLLCYGGPRQLRDVARSSPPVAVCLARERLAGRDHDHTSSLEFDVVSLSDSMGWEVVLVKRALRQLQWDPRLCQGGRGEGKTGVLVEFGDLSFHLRAYGDLTDGELDSVCDFLHRRVVAREKAALGQLRACFQAFQRREVDSGACSVAFQTCDPHPADEEEERSSCLKALLSDYFEKEPAGQQAEHGCQEEEEEEDDLSDAKLQDWESRIRADIRHFLTIRQDEKFSGRAVARIFHGISSPCFPAQVYGRDRRFWRKYLPFDFHRLARLATEEILAGRFSRRVQAWGGVEATPVAGASGR is encoded by the exons ATGGAGCGGCTGTGGGAGGTGAAGGCCCTGCTGAAGCAGTGGGAGGCGGCTTTCCTCCGGGAGCGGCGGAGAAAACCCAGCCAG GCTGACATCGAGGTGGCTCCGGAGGACACCAAAC GGCTCTACAAGGAGTATAAGATGCTcaagcagcagagagaggagtcGGATCCCTCCCGCCTCAGCCCCTCCTGCCAACCAGCAGCCCAGGAGACCCCAACCGCAGAGCAG GCGCCGGACTCCGGTTGTTGGGGCGCACACCTGAACCGGCAGCCCAAAACCCCCGAGCCGCGTCGCCGCAGCCGCACTGTGCCGAAAACCTCGGCGCAGTACTATGGGATGAAGCTGAAATCCAACCTGGGAGCTGCCGGGAAG GAGACGTCCCTGACCCCGTGGAGGACCCCAGTTCCCAAGAGGACCTTGGCTGTCCCTGAACTTCACACAAATTCGGGGACAGGTGACAAACCTGCATCCCCAGTGCCGGCGGAGGCTTCGCAGAGTGAGGGAGACGAGCCAGGAgatctcctccttcctccctcggTGTCGGGGCTGGCCCCCATCATCCTCACCGCGGGGTTgaagccccccccgccgccaacACCAGATAAATTCCAGCAGCTGAAGCGAACAGTGGCGCAGAGACTGGGCTCGCTGGATCCCGCCTGGCTGCAGAGGTGCCAGGGGACACCTGGGGACAAAGAGACAATGCTGGGTGCCACGCAGGccggggaggagggaagggacagCTGCGCCCCCCCAGAGCAGGATGGAGGTGTTGGGGGAGCGTCGGTGGGAGATTCTGGGAGGAAAAGGCCACGGGGAGATGGTGGAGACGACGCGGTGGCTCCGGCAAAGTTCAAGCGGTGCTGCCGAGGCTCAGCCAAGGGAGCGTTCGGCGCTGCCAGCGGGCTGAAGCAGAgcgaggaggaggaaaaggaggaggaagagcacaTGGCAGCCCAAAAGGAGAGCAGGAAGGTGTCGGATCCTTCAGAAAACATCCTGGGggagttggaggaggaggaagaggaggaaaagcccAGACCCACACGCAGAGCCGGTGCTGCCAG AGCACCTCCACGGGGAGGCGACAACTTCGTCAGGCTTAACCTGAAGAAAAAGTCTCACGTCCGAGGTTACACCCTGCGGGGAAATCGCCTTCGCAAGCAG GTGAGGAAGCAGAAGTGGCAGAAGAAAGCGGAGCAGTTCGGAGGAGGCGGAGGATCCGTCGCCCGACGCTCGGACGTCTGCTTCAGGTGCGGCGGGACGGGGCACTGGGCATCGGCGTGCCGGGGTCGAG TAGAGACAGCTGCTGGCCCGCTGCCGGAGGAGAACGGCCACGCCGATGAAGAGGAGGAGGCTCCCCTGCCTACGCTGGAAGAAGTGGCTCGCAAGACCAACACCGTCTGCCGAGAACTCTCCG cagagagcggaggcagcgACCGGGAAAAATCTGAGAAGATTTCAGAGGCGTTGACTCACCTGGATGTGTGGAGGCCGCCGGACGagccgcccgctccccccgcgcccgTCGAGCCCCTCTATAGCCTTGGGCCGGAGGGGGAAGTGCAAG AGACCCCTCAGGAGGTGTTTGAGGCTCTGAAGGCGCTGGGCTATAGCTCCTTCCGCCCAGGCCAGGAGGTGGCCATCATGAGGATCCTCTCAG GCCTGTCCACGCTGGTGGTGTTATCAACGGGGTTGGGGAAGTCCCTCTGTTACCAGCTCCCTGCTTACCTCTACCACAAACACTCCAAATCCATCGCCTTGGTCATCTCCCCGCTGGTGTCCCTCATGGATGACCAG GTTTCAGGGTTGCCACCGTGCCTGACGGCCGTCTGCATCCACTCCAACATGAGCAAACCCCAGCGGGAAGCAGCGATGGAGAAG GTGAGGCAGGGTGAggtgcaggtgctgctgctgtcGCCCGAGGCGTTGGTTGGCGGAAGCGGCTTGAAATCCAGTTTCGTGCCCTCCGCCTGTCGCCTGCCGGCCGTGGCCTTCGCCTGCATCGACGAAGCTCACTGCGTCTCCGAGTGGTCCCACAATTTCCGCCCCTCCTACCTGCAGCTCTGCAAG ATTCTCCGGGATCGCTTGGGCGTGCGGTGCTTCTTGGGGCTGACGGCAACCGCCACGCTGGCCACGGCGCGGGACGTGGCCCAACACCTCGGCATCCCAGCGGAGGAAGGGCTGACGGTGCGGTGCACCGCCGTGCCCCCGAACCTGCGCCTCTCTGTCTCCATGGACAGGGACAGGGATCAG GCCCTCATCTCCCTGCTGCAAGGGGAACGTTTCGGACGCCTGGACTCCGTCATCGTTTACTGCACGCGGCGGGAGGAGACGACTCGCATCGCGGCGCTCATCCGGACCTGCCTGCGGGGAGCCACGGAGCCGCTGCGGGATGCTGCCCgagggaagaaagcaaagg caaaaagcgTTCGCTGCCCGCTGAAGTGGATCGCCGACGCTTACCACGCCGGCCTCTCCTCTGCCGAACGCCGCCGTGTCCAGAACGCCTTCATGAAGGGCCAACTCCGCGTGGTGGTGGCCACGGTGGCTTTCGGCATGGGGTTGGATAAGCCCGACGTCCGCGGCGTCGTGCATTACAACATGCCCAAAAATTTCGAGAGTTACGTGCAAGAGATCGGCCGGGCCGGGCGAGACGGCGAGCCGGCTCACTGCCACCTCTTCTTAGACCCAGAG GGCAGGGATCTCCACGAGCTGCGGCGCCATGTTTATGGTGACTCGGTGGATTTTTTCACCATCAAGAAGCTGGTGCAGAAGGTTTTCTCTCCCTGCAAGTGCCTGGAGCTGCACCAGAAACACCAGGACGTCATCAAG TATGGTGAGGTGGAGGATGCTGAAATGGCCAAGCtcttggaggaagaggaggaggaggaggatggtggcAGCGTGACGAGGCAGAGCGGGCAGCGCCTATGCTACAAGCACGAGCGAGCCTTCCCCATCCAACAAACCGTGGAGTCCCTGGACGTCCGGCAGGAAG GTATTGAGACCCTCCTGTGCTACCTGGAGCTGCACCCGCGGCGCTGGCTGGAGCTCCTGCCTCCCACCTACTCTTCCTGCCGCCTGCTCTGCTACGGGGGACCCCGACAACTCCGGGATGTGGCGCGGAG CTCACCCCCCGTCGCCGTCTGCCTGGCCCGGGAGCGGCTGGCAGGGAGGGATCACGACCACACCAGCTCTCTGGAATTCGACGTGGTCTCGCTGAGCGATTCCATGGGTTGGGAAGTGGTGCTGGTGAAACGCGCCCTGCGCCAGCTCCAGTGGGATCCGCGCCTGTGCCAAG GCGGCCGCGGTGAAGGGAAAACCGGCGTTTTGGTGGAGTTTGGGGATTTATCCTTCCACCTACGCGCCTACGGCGACCTCACCGATGGCGAGCTGGACTCCGTCTGCGACTTCCTCCACCGCAGGGTGGTCGCCAGGGAGAAAGCAGCTCTTGGCCAGCTCCGTGCCTGCTTCCAGGCCTTCCAGAG GAGGGAGGTTGATAGCGGGGCGTGCAGCGTGGCCTTCCAGACCTGCGACCCTCACCCTGCggacgaggaagaggagaggagctCCTGCCTGAAGGCTCTGCTCAGCGACTACTTTGAGAAGGAGCCCGCGGGCCAGCAGGCTGAGCACGGctgccaggaggaagaggaggaggaggatgatctCAGCGACGCGAAA CTGCAGGACTGGGAGAGCCGCATCCGCGCCGACATCCGCCACTTCCTCACCATCCGCCAGGACGAGAAATTCTCCGGCAGAGCCGTCGCCAGGATATTTCACGGCATCA GCAGCCCTTGTTTTCCTGCCCAGGTTTACGGCCGCGATCGCCGGTTCTGGAGGAAATATCTCCCCTTCGACTTCCACCGCCTCGCCCGCCTGGCCACCGAGGAGATCCTGGCTGGCAG GTTTTCCCGGCGGGTGCAGGCGTGGGGAGGCGTTGAAGCTACACCAGTGGCCGGAGCATCAGGGCGGTGA
- the RECQL4 gene encoding ATP-dependent DNA helicase Q4 isoform X2, giving the protein MERLWEVKALLKQWEAAFLRERRRKPSQADIEVAPEDTKRLYKEYKMLKQQREESDPSRLSPSCQPAAQETPTAEQAPDSGCWGAHLNRQPKTPEPRRRSRTVPKTSAQYYGMKLKSNLGAAGKETSLTPWRTPVPKRTLAVPELHTNSGTGDKPASPVPAEASQSEGDEPGDLLLPPSVSGLAPIILTAGLKPPPPPTPDKFQQLKRTVAQRLGSLDPAWLQRCQGTPGDKETMLGATQAGEEGRDSCAPPEQDGGVGGASVGDSGRKRPRGDGGDDAVAPAKFKRCCRGSAKGAFGAASGLKQSEEEEKEEEEHMAAQKESRKVSDPSENILGELEEEEEEEKPRPTRRAGAARAPPRGGDNFVRLNLKKKSHVRGYTLRGNRLRKQVRKQKWQKKAEQFGGGGGSVARRSDVCFRCGGTGHWASACRGRVETAAGPLPEENGHADEEEEAPLPTLEEVARKTNTVCRELSAESGGSDREKSEKISEALTHLDVWRPPDEPPAPPAPVEPLYSLGPEGEVQETPQEVFEALKALGYSSFRPGQEVAIMRILSGLSTLVVLSTGLGKSLCYQLPAYLYHKHSKSIALVISPLVSLMDDQVSGLPPCLTAVCIHSNMSKPQREAAMEKVRQGEVQVLLLSPEALVGGSGLKSSFVPSACRLPAVAFACIDEAHCVSEWSHNFRPSYLQLCKILRDRLGVRCFLGLTATATLATARDVAQHLGIPAEEGLTVRCTAVPPNLRLSVSMDRDRDQALISLLQGERFGRLDSVIVYCTRREETTRIAALIRTCLRGATEPLRDAARGKKAKAKSVRCPLKWIADAYHAGLSSAERRRVQNAFMKGQLRVVVATVAFGMGLDKPDVRGVVHYNMPKNFESYVQEIGRAGRDGEPAHCHLFLDPEGRDLHELRRHVYGDSVDFFTIKKLVQKVFSPCKCLELHQKHQDVIKVTPHLSQYGEVEDAEMAKLLEEEEEEEDGGSVTRQSGQRLCYKHERAFPIQQTVESLDVRQEGIETLLCYLELHPRRWLELLPPTYSSCRLLCYGGPRQLRDVARSSPPVAVCLARERLAGRDHDHTSSLEFDVVSLSDSMGWEVVLVKRALRQLQWDPRLCQGGRGEGKTGVLVEFGDLSFHLRAYGDLTDGELDSVCDFLHRRVVAREKAALGQLRACFQAFQSVAFQTCDPHPADEEEERSSCLKALLSDYFEKEPAGQQAEHGCQEEEEEEDDLSDAKLQDWESRIRADIRHFLTIRQDEKFSGRAVARIFHGISSPCFPAQVYGRDRRFWRKYLPFDFHRLARLATEEILAGRFSRRVQAWGGVEATPVAGASGR; this is encoded by the exons ATGGAGCGGCTGTGGGAGGTGAAGGCCCTGCTGAAGCAGTGGGAGGCGGCTTTCCTCCGGGAGCGGCGGAGAAAACCCAGCCAG GCTGACATCGAGGTGGCTCCGGAGGACACCAAAC GGCTCTACAAGGAGTATAAGATGCTcaagcagcagagagaggagtcGGATCCCTCCCGCCTCAGCCCCTCCTGCCAACCAGCAGCCCAGGAGACCCCAACCGCAGAGCAG GCGCCGGACTCCGGTTGTTGGGGCGCACACCTGAACCGGCAGCCCAAAACCCCCGAGCCGCGTCGCCGCAGCCGCACTGTGCCGAAAACCTCGGCGCAGTACTATGGGATGAAGCTGAAATCCAACCTGGGAGCTGCCGGGAAG GAGACGTCCCTGACCCCGTGGAGGACCCCAGTTCCCAAGAGGACCTTGGCTGTCCCTGAACTTCACACAAATTCGGGGACAGGTGACAAACCTGCATCCCCAGTGCCGGCGGAGGCTTCGCAGAGTGAGGGAGACGAGCCAGGAgatctcctccttcctccctcggTGTCGGGGCTGGCCCCCATCATCCTCACCGCGGGGTTgaagccccccccgccgccaacACCAGATAAATTCCAGCAGCTGAAGCGAACAGTGGCGCAGAGACTGGGCTCGCTGGATCCCGCCTGGCTGCAGAGGTGCCAGGGGACACCTGGGGACAAAGAGACAATGCTGGGTGCCACGCAGGccggggaggagggaagggacagCTGCGCCCCCCCAGAGCAGGATGGAGGTGTTGGGGGAGCGTCGGTGGGAGATTCTGGGAGGAAAAGGCCACGGGGAGATGGTGGAGACGACGCGGTGGCTCCGGCAAAGTTCAAGCGGTGCTGCCGAGGCTCAGCCAAGGGAGCGTTCGGCGCTGCCAGCGGGCTGAAGCAGAgcgaggaggaggaaaaggaggaggaagagcacaTGGCAGCCCAAAAGGAGAGCAGGAAGGTGTCGGATCCTTCAGAAAACATCCTGGGggagttggaggaggaggaagaggaggaaaagcccAGACCCACACGCAGAGCCGGTGCTGCCAG AGCACCTCCACGGGGAGGCGACAACTTCGTCAGGCTTAACCTGAAGAAAAAGTCTCACGTCCGAGGTTACACCCTGCGGGGAAATCGCCTTCGCAAGCAG GTGAGGAAGCAGAAGTGGCAGAAGAAAGCGGAGCAGTTCGGAGGAGGCGGAGGATCCGTCGCCCGACGCTCGGACGTCTGCTTCAGGTGCGGCGGGACGGGGCACTGGGCATCGGCGTGCCGGGGTCGAG TAGAGACAGCTGCTGGCCCGCTGCCGGAGGAGAACGGCCACGCCGATGAAGAGGAGGAGGCTCCCCTGCCTACGCTGGAAGAAGTGGCTCGCAAGACCAACACCGTCTGCCGAGAACTCTCCG cagagagcggaggcagcgACCGGGAAAAATCTGAGAAGATTTCAGAGGCGTTGACTCACCTGGATGTGTGGAGGCCGCCGGACGagccgcccgctccccccgcgcccgTCGAGCCCCTCTATAGCCTTGGGCCGGAGGGGGAAGTGCAAG AGACCCCTCAGGAGGTGTTTGAGGCTCTGAAGGCGCTGGGCTATAGCTCCTTCCGCCCAGGCCAGGAGGTGGCCATCATGAGGATCCTCTCAG GCCTGTCCACGCTGGTGGTGTTATCAACGGGGTTGGGGAAGTCCCTCTGTTACCAGCTCCCTGCTTACCTCTACCACAAACACTCCAAATCCATCGCCTTGGTCATCTCCCCGCTGGTGTCCCTCATGGATGACCAG GTTTCAGGGTTGCCACCGTGCCTGACGGCCGTCTGCATCCACTCCAACATGAGCAAACCCCAGCGGGAAGCAGCGATGGAGAAG GTGAGGCAGGGTGAggtgcaggtgctgctgctgtcGCCCGAGGCGTTGGTTGGCGGAAGCGGCTTGAAATCCAGTTTCGTGCCCTCCGCCTGTCGCCTGCCGGCCGTGGCCTTCGCCTGCATCGACGAAGCTCACTGCGTCTCCGAGTGGTCCCACAATTTCCGCCCCTCCTACCTGCAGCTCTGCAAG ATTCTCCGGGATCGCTTGGGCGTGCGGTGCTTCTTGGGGCTGACGGCAACCGCCACGCTGGCCACGGCGCGGGACGTGGCCCAACACCTCGGCATCCCAGCGGAGGAAGGGCTGACGGTGCGGTGCACCGCCGTGCCCCCGAACCTGCGCCTCTCTGTCTCCATGGACAGGGACAGGGATCAG GCCCTCATCTCCCTGCTGCAAGGGGAACGTTTCGGACGCCTGGACTCCGTCATCGTTTACTGCACGCGGCGGGAGGAGACGACTCGCATCGCGGCGCTCATCCGGACCTGCCTGCGGGGAGCCACGGAGCCGCTGCGGGATGCTGCCCgagggaagaaagcaaagg caaaaagcgTTCGCTGCCCGCTGAAGTGGATCGCCGACGCTTACCACGCCGGCCTCTCCTCTGCCGAACGCCGCCGTGTCCAGAACGCCTTCATGAAGGGCCAACTCCGCGTGGTGGTGGCCACGGTGGCTTTCGGCATGGGGTTGGATAAGCCCGACGTCCGCGGCGTCGTGCATTACAACATGCCCAAAAATTTCGAGAGTTACGTGCAAGAGATCGGCCGGGCCGGGCGAGACGGCGAGCCGGCTCACTGCCACCTCTTCTTAGACCCAGAG GGCAGGGATCTCCACGAGCTGCGGCGCCATGTTTATGGTGACTCGGTGGATTTTTTCACCATCAAGAAGCTGGTGCAGAAGGTTTTCTCTCCCTGCAAGTGCCTGGAGCTGCACCAGAAACACCAGGACGTCATCAAG GTGACGCCGCATCTGTCGCAGTATGGTGAGGTGGAGGATGCTGAAATGGCCAAGCtcttggaggaagaggaggaggaggaggatggtggcAGCGTGACGAGGCAGAGCGGGCAGCGCCTATGCTACAAGCACGAGCGAGCCTTCCCCATCCAACAAACCGTGGAGTCCCTGGACGTCCGGCAGGAAG GTATTGAGACCCTCCTGTGCTACCTGGAGCTGCACCCGCGGCGCTGGCTGGAGCTCCTGCCTCCCACCTACTCTTCCTGCCGCCTGCTCTGCTACGGGGGACCCCGACAACTCCGGGATGTGGCGCGGAG CTCACCCCCCGTCGCCGTCTGCCTGGCCCGGGAGCGGCTGGCAGGGAGGGATCACGACCACACCAGCTCTCTGGAATTCGACGTGGTCTCGCTGAGCGATTCCATGGGTTGGGAAGTGGTGCTGGTGAAACGCGCCCTGCGCCAGCTCCAGTGGGATCCGCGCCTGTGCCAAG GCGGCCGCGGTGAAGGGAAAACCGGCGTTTTGGTGGAGTTTGGGGATTTATCCTTCCACCTACGCGCCTACGGCGACCTCACCGATGGCGAGCTGGACTCCGTCTGCGACTTCCTCCACCGCAGGGTGGTCGCCAGGGAGAAAGCAGCTCTTGGCCAGCTCCGTGCCTGCTTCCAGGCCTTCCAGAG CGTGGCCTTCCAGACCTGCGACCCTCACCCTGCggacgaggaagaggagaggagctCCTGCCTGAAGGCTCTGCTCAGCGACTACTTTGAGAAGGAGCCCGCGGGCCAGCAGGCTGAGCACGGctgccaggaggaagaggaggaggaggatgatctCAGCGACGCGAAA CTGCAGGACTGGGAGAGCCGCATCCGCGCCGACATCCGCCACTTCCTCACCATCCGCCAGGACGAGAAATTCTCCGGCAGAGCCGTCGCCAGGATATTTCACGGCATCA GCAGCCCTTGTTTTCCTGCCCAGGTTTACGGCCGCGATCGCCGGTTCTGGAGGAAATATCTCCCCTTCGACTTCCACCGCCTCGCCCGCCTGGCCACCGAGGAGATCCTGGCTGGCAG GTTTTCCCGGCGGGTGCAGGCGTGGGGAGGCGTTGAAGCTACACCAGTGGCCGGAGCATCAGGGCGGTGA